Proteins encoded together in one Scheffersomyces stipitis CBS 6054 chromosome 5, complete sequence window:
- the CPH2 gene encoding bHLH DNA-binding protein that promotes hyphal development produces MTDFDTTSYFNFDTADDFLYSVSGTLGGGNNNMNNISHNISNLNGDVNNNINVNDIQMNPTFSPISSGDESFNNSSTNTITLNDNEVFNDILQKSDEFQTSSVSTTSYSQGGITPESHPAMSSTHTSPDAPQDEDEDDEDDNESASGSGSKRHASSNKKRNKVTKPRAKDKTSHNMIEKKYRTNINSKILALRDAVPSLRIAAGGKDVSINDLEGLTPASKLNKASVLTKATEYIKHLENKNEILKSQNLQLQRLIQEANLRPPVQQYQPPPQQQQGFGFFPPGNERRYTAVPINQSYSNENEQQAQQQSQQQQQQQQQQPANKFLFGGMAAVMGTSLFAGGGTNDFKSLGALPFAHLLPYAVTHPSPLALQIWGLLKFLLVVGSLATLIIPKIREYMDDKDKKVKQQQTEDGVWKTWLLVTLGFRMPTTLNKRRKEEILSTVIGRSVIRGAWSKLFEDYLVLSASEATFENCFLNLLIGKLLISKYPILEKVFNRNMCIKGSLILNLDYKGDNESLKKLNTLIGKIDGLSLLGSESLIARLSNLVEQNTINNGVIDGQNLVKYAELYQDNAGDFYGIVVNWRLLEIIHQLVLSYLTNLNDDQSEIFKDLKIIDNLVDNQDSRIYNYFTLFKTIVNSNDSATLLLSMSKQVKRYLQNFKFIIEGPELTDHELYNTSDEDEDETEENERSSKPIESTVTTLRSQKSLISSLGLVNEEQVIVLASSLTLYYYKNEEPENALKMLNYLKLSSDTNLTMLSFSSLITLINEVIPGPFEDNDILDNSIRIVRSWLNEAKFLDHKLRSKLNEIIVNKAMVLNGIEGNESEDE; encoded by the exons ATGACCGATTTCGACACAACTAgctacttcaacttcgatACTGCCGATGACTTCTTGTACAGCGTCTCAGGCACGCTTGGAGGCGgcaacaacaacatgaATAACATCAGCCACAATATTAGTAACCTTAATGGCGATGTCAATAACAATATTAACGTCAACGATATACAGATGAATCCCACGTTTTCTCCGATTTCATCAGGCGACGAGTCGTTCAA CAATAGTAGTACCAACACCATAACGCTAAATGACAATGAGGTATTCAACGATATCCTCCAGAAAAGTGACGAGTTCCAGACAAGCTCTGTTTCAACTACGTCGTACTCGCAAGGGGGCATAACTCCTGAGAGCCATCCTGCAATGAGCTCAACCCACACTTCGCCAGACGCTCCGCAA gacgaagatgaagacgacgaagacgacaaCGAGAGCGCTTCTGGAAGCGGTTCCAAGCGTCAcgcttcttccaacaagaaaCGCAACAAAGTCACTAAGCCAAGGGCCAAAGACAAGACTTCGCACAATAtgattgaaaagaagtacAGAACGAATATAAATTCCAAGATTTTGGCGCTTAGAGACGCCGTGCCTTCTTTGAGAATCGCAGCTGGAGGTAAGGACGTGtccatcaacgacttggaagGATTGACTCCAGCctccaaattgaacaaagCCAGTGTCTTAACCAAAGCTACTGAGTATATTAAGCATTTGGAAAACAAGAACGAAATATTGAAGCTGCAGAACTTGCAGTTGCAGCGGTTAATCCAGGAAGCCAATCTTCGTCCTCCTGTCCAGCAATACCAGCCTCCTcctcaacaacagcaaggATTTGGCTTCTTCCCTCCAGGAAACGAACGAAGATATACGGCTGTTCCAATCAACCAGAGCTACAGTAATGAAAAT GAACAACAAGCGCAACAACAAtcacagcaacaacagcagcaacaacaacaacaaccagCGAACAAGTTCTTATTTGGTGGTATGGCTGCAGTGATGGGAACGTCACTTTTCGCCGGTGGGGGTACTAATGACTTCAAGAGTTTGGGTGCCTTGCCGTTCGCACATTTGCTTCCATACGCAGTTACTCATCCTTCGCCGCTTGCCTTACAAATTTGGGGCTTgctcaagttcttgttggtagTGGGAAGCTTGGCTACCTTAATAATACCTAAAATCAGAGAATACATGGACGACAAGGACAAGAAAGtgaaacaacaacaaactgAAGATGGCGTATGGAAGACTTGGCTCTTGGTTACTTTGGGTTTCCGTATGCCTACCACTTTGAACAAGAGgagaaaggaagaaatcttACTGACAGTAATAGGCAGATCTGTGATCCGCGGAGCGTGGTCTAAATTATTCGAGGACTACTTAGTGTTATCTGCCAGTGAAGCCACATTTGAAAactgtttcttgaatttgttgatcGGAAAGCTATTGATTTCTAAGTATCCGATCCTCGAAAAGGTTTTCAACCGCAACATGTGTATAAAGGGGtccttgatcttgaacttAGACTATAAAGGTGACAATGAgtcattgaagaagttgaatactTTAATAGGAAAGATTGATGGCTTGTCATTGCTAGGCTCTGAATCATTAATTGCTAGATTATCCAATTTGGTTGAACAAAATACCATTAACAATGGAGTTATAGACGGCCAGAATCTTGTGAAGTATGCCGAATTGTACCAAGATAATGCCGGAGACTTCTACGGTATTGTTGTGAACTGGAGATTGTTGGAGATCATCCACCAGTTGGTTTTGAGCTACTTAACAAACCTCAATGATGACCAGTCGgaaattttcaaagatttaAAGATCATAGACAATTTGGTTGATAACCAAGACTCCAGAATTTACAATTACTTTACGTTGTTCAAAACTATTGTTAACTCAAACGATTCAGCAactttgttgttgtcgatgAGCAAGCAAGTTAAGAGGTATTTGCAAAATTTTAAATTCATTATTGAAGGACCAGAATTGACTGACCACGAATTGTACAACActtctgatgaagatgaagatgaaaccGAAGAGAACGAGAGATCACTGAAGCCTATTGAAAGTACTGTTACGACTTTGAGATCGCAAAAATCATTGATATCGTCCTTGGGCTTGGTCAACGAAGAGCAAGTGATTGTTCTTGCATCCAGTTTGACTTTatactactacaagaaTGAAGAACCTGAAAATGCTCTCAAGATGTTGAATTACTTGAAGTTATCGTCAGATACTAATTTAACTATGTTAAGTTTTTCGTCCTTGATAACGTTGATCAACGAAGTTATCCCCGGTCCatttgaagacaatgatATTTTGGATAATTCAATTAGAATTGTAAGATCGTGGCTCAATGAAGCTAAATTCTTAGACCACAAGTTGAGAtccaaattgaatgaaattATTGTTAACAAGGCTATGGTGCTAAACGGAATTGAAGGTAACGAATCCGAAGATGAATGA